Part of the Amphiura filiformis unplaced genomic scaffold, Afil_fr2py scaffold_71, whole genome shotgun sequence genome is shown below.
GACAAGGTTTGCAGCCATTATCAGTCTTGGGATCTATATTGGAATTTTTGTGAACTTTGGCCTTAACAAGATGTTTTCTCAGGTTGGGTGGTCTCTTGTATGAAATGAGGGGAACTTCGGGAAGGGCTTTGTGTAAGCGAGGGTTAGTCTCGATCATGTGACAGTGTTTCCTGATGATCTCTGACAAATGTGGGAGTCTGGGGTGATATGTAACCACGAGGGGGACACGTttggattttgatttgattttgtattTAAGGGAATTCTCGCGCGTGGTTGAAGCAGCTTTTGTGATTTGGTTAGAAATGTTGTCTTCCTGGTAACCACGATTTATAAGCTGTTGTTTAAGGGTTTCAGCTTGGTGCTGGAAAGCACTTTCATCTGAGCAAATGCGACGTAGCCGTAGAGCGAGACTGTAAGGGATATTACGAGTGCAATGCCTTGGGTGACAGCTTGTGGGTAGCAGATAGGTATGCTTGTCTGTGGGTTTGCTGTATAAATCAGTGTGGATCTGTCCCTCTCATAATTTAACAACAACATCCAGGAAGTTAACTTGAGTAGGTGAATAATCACTGGTGAACTTGATTGATGGGTGGATTTGGTTGGCATGATTAATAAATTGTTCAAGTTCGTTTATAATTAAGCCTGTTACAGATGTTTCCTCATGAATCCCAAGCCCTTTAAAATGAAATGCTTAAAACATAATCCAGTTGCCCTATCTGCAATTTCTGGTCTTGTCCTTTCGAACTTACTATGTACTTgaacaaaataatttttattttcacCTAAAGGATTGCAACCTATTACTGTCATCACTTTCGTATGATAACATTCCTTGAGGGTTACATTTGCATCAGTTCCTCTCTGTTTCATCatctattttgttcaattttcaggAGCTTCACTCACTCTTGAAGTTCGTCACAGCAATGTCATGCATCGACAGTACCTGAACATATTGTTAACGCCTTCAGTGGGGTTTTATGAAAAAACAGAGGGATTATGTGGATTCATGGACGACGACGATAGTAATGACTTCCAAGGTCCCGATGAAGTTACTTACACCGACGCCATTGAATTTGCAGCTTCTTGTAAGTTATTTAGTTTATTGTACCTATTGCAAGCGACAGTTACTTCTTGCATTAAGTACACCGCTTTTGGAATATGATCATGCAATCGTTTTGTcaacataatataatattaaaaagactggtttgcgtctgttgcgtctgacgtcagggcaaatgtgcgtcgtgattggttgctgacctgcgcagtaaggCATTTTCGatctagttgacaggacgtcatacgcaaacttttTTATTCCGTCTTGAATTATAGCGGATAATTTACAAAAAACAGGCGTGCCAATGGCACAATAAATGAAATCAAATTAAGTATGCCCTGATGAATTATCATAACAATACTGCTCATTTCTACAGCCGTATCACTTTGTGAAAGAAGTAGTTAGTATTGACTTAGTATGCCTACTATCTCGTTTTCTATAATGTTGTTAAAATAAAACTCGCTAACCTGTCGAATTAAacatatctttcaatatttaggGGAAATAATTACATCGCAGCTCAACCCTGGAATACAAGGAAGTTGGTCTTGGAACCAGTCAAATTTCCACGTGAATGACACTATGGACAAATCCTACACCGACCCACATTATGTTCCTATCTACTCACTTGATCATATTCCAGAGGAACAGCGAAAGGTTATTTTGAATGCTTTTTTTATTAGAATAAACACAAGCACCTGCTAATAGCTCAGTTTTATCATCGTCAACTGTAAGTTATCAGCATAAGCTCTTCAGTGAATCAAAACTCACTATTACATCATGATATGATATCCTAACTATAAATAACGTCGGTTGCCAACTGTACTTAAGACCAACAGAACCAAAGTTATATCGTCACCCTGTTACGACACTTGCCTgactcatttttttgtaattttgagagcaagtacaaaatatggttcaagcatacatTTAAACATATTCATTCCCTTATTTGcaaaagaacaaatgataatgagaaaaTGATTAGGGTGATTACATACATAACTGATATGTGctggaaccatattttgtactgtttctcaaaataacaaaaacgacttatcgtagcaggctgacgaaacTTTATAAATTCAATTGTTACtataaaaatacataaaacaaacaGAGGATGGTTGGATTACTTTTCCGTGATCTCAAGTTCCCTACTGGTTTTAAAAATTGGTGATATATTAGTTGTTTCGGTTAATATAAACTTTGAATTCCTTCACTCATTGCAATTGGCGGGGCTACACAAAAAAATTGTGGGTGTAACAAGTGCGAATCCGGATAGGTTTGTGCTTCACCACCCTAGTTAGTGCGATCTGATGCTAATGATTCACAAGTGACAcatatattataatttatattattactTAGGTTGCCGAGGAGATCTGCATCGCTCTCGGTATTGAGGGGTCTCTTCTTCAGGGATGCATCTATGACGTGGCTGTCACAAACGACACATCGTTTAGTGAACAGGAAACCCTTAAGACAGGTacaacgggctattccatttgaaattcatcatataccccctatggaagacatgaccttgatattCGACACATGGCGTGTGAATATTAAAAATAGTGTtatctgaatgagtgactccatttcgAAGTAcacaaaaatcaaggaattatcTTTTTTTTCAAACGTTTAGTGCAAACATTTACGGATTTCCTAAATATAATTATCGTAAGAAAGTTTGACGCGGCACTATGTTTAATTATAATCTGTTTCCATATTATGTCTAACCCCTCTATCTAATTATTGGCTGTAGGTTGCCCATTACAATGTAATGGTAAAGGCAGATGTGTTAACAGCACGTGTGAGTGTCTGGATGGCTGGTCTGGGGAAGACTGTCGCGAAGGTAACCAAATTTATATAAATGCTAAACAGTGAGGAATTGTTTCAAAATTTAACCGTTGGAAACTCGTACATGAATATATTGGGCATATTGCTAGACCCTGGAAAGACGAGACAATGTGAAAGAGGCCATTAAGAATGGTTTGCAAACATAACCACTGCTGAAAAGATGAAACAATATGGTAATTAGTGGTCAAACGACAATGAAATTGttcctacatgtacattttaatCATGCTTCAGTTGTTTATTGTCTGAATGGTCTTTGTTGTTAAGGTGCTTGTGGCGAATGCGTACGAGGACATTGTGATGAGAGATTTTGCAGTTGTGACATTGGATGGGAAGGAACTATTTGCGATGTTAAAGGTAACTTATTTAATTTCAATTAATATTACGATTCGGGTTTTGCTAAAGTATCATTTAAAATGACAACCTGTTGCAATGCAGGAAATTtaatatgaccgacttcagacaGATTTTTTCTTGATCACAACACATATGTGCACTCGATCTCGCATATACCATCATTATAGAATAATTAATAtgtaaaaaattcaaatatttacaatatattttgtaaaagCAAATATGATATCTTATTAAATGTCTGTATGGCACTAAGGAGATTTATATATTATGTAGAGATGGATGGCTTGTTTACCATTAAAACCAAAtgaatgtaaacatggtaaatatatgaacatgtttgcacatagGGGCATGGGAGACACATGAGGAATTCAAGCTCTATGCTTCCAGTTGTGTCTCCCATGAGAACAGTCCAATAAGTGTAAATTCCTGTTGCGCGACAATGTAATGAAGTAATCGATCAACCTACTCCATTCCCTGTATTTTGCAATTATAACACTTACTTTTATTTTAATGGCTTCTATCTAGTTTAATCAAAATACATTCCACTGTCGTTCTTGCAGCCTCGTGCCTTTCTGTAAATAACTGTACGGATCCTTCCAAAGGCCGATGTCTTATGACGGATATATGCCTCTGTACGCCTGGGTATACTGGTGAGTAAAAAACACATTCACACATAACTAGTACTTCTGTATTTTCAAAGGTTTAACTCATAATTATCGTCAAAAAATTAGAGTGAGATTATGGAAGGGAGTTTCATATGGATCTCCAATATAATGAAATAACCGCCGAgtgctaacccagcaaacacaaaacgtttttaaaacgttttaaacaggttcggttttggttttggtaaaaacttttttttaataacatcaaaatgTCAGGTTTTAattataaaggccatgaaaacgttttaaacacactacaaattatttttttagatgttttcaaaacattgtaaaatatttttttgcaaacgttttttaacaaatattctgtcaacacttaaatcacaatatgttagaatatttgcaggaagtaatatcaaaacgtgtttttatgaaagcgttttataccctttatttaacccgacatttaaaggttttctggcaaccttttgtaacatttggcgaatgatgtcgaaaacgttttgtgtttgctgtgaagGCAAGATTCTATATGCACAATCAAATTGCGTCTGATTCTGCGGAGAGCGTCAAAGCGACTAATCAATACTATCAACGGACCTTTAGATATACTAAAAATGATGAAAACAAGAATGTAAACCCAAAACTTTATTTTTGATTTGCCGTACACAGGAGATGATTGTAGTCTTATTGCTACGTGTTACAACACTTTGAATTGCTCAGACCATGGTGTATGTATTGATTTCGATGTATGTGACTGTGATTATGGGTGGAATGGAAATTTTTGCGACATGCCAACGTGTGAAACATTCAGCTATTGTTCGGGTAATTATTAATAAAAAATGAATAAGGTTTATATCAAAGATCAAAGATGAGATTATAATTTAGGAAATCACATTTGTTTCTTCATTGAATATGTTTAAAGCCAGCACTTTTACTGCCGGTAGAATTGCAGTAATATTTCTCGCTGCATCATTGCTTCCAGTTCACAATCTCTCTCGTATGTTATTGCAGATGTTACTGGTTTGTTTTTAGCTTTTCACTATTCTTCCTGTGCACATTGCTATCAATTTCAACCGATACATTAAACTATTTTCTTCTGCTAAGGGAATGGTGATTGCGTAGATCATGATAAATGCAACTGCTTCAGTGGTTGGAAGGGTTCATCTTGTGGTATGCCAGATTGCACTGCGGTAGCCGACTGTTCCCGGAATGGCAACTGTATTGCTCCAGATACCTGCGAGTGCTACAGCGAATATGTTGGTAGCAACTGTAGTGTGCCGTTAAATTGCAGTCACCTTAATGACTGTAACGGTAACGGCGTGTGTGTGTTTGAAGAAAGTGCTGAAGACCTTACTTGCAGgtaggtataattgaagaccgaaagactagtttgcgtctgacgtcaggacaaaggcgcgatgtgattggttgctgacctgcgcagtacagcatttttggtctggttgacaggacgtcatacacaaactagtcttttcaattcggttttCAATTATATACATTTAATAAACGTACACAATTTTTTCAGGGGTCCTCTCCAAATTGTCCCCTTTGAAATCCGATGAACCCTTTGAGTTCCCTTTGAGCATTTTGAAAGGaacataaaataattttaaaggggAGGCAGAGGGGACTTCATAAAAGTTCATCATGATGCATAGATTGTATTTTAACGGGTTCAACGGGCGGTATATTCTGCGAGGAATGGAATAATTGTAATCAACCAGTCACCCTTGCTAACCTCCTAATACCGTTATTCCATGAGAAGCTAAAGGTTCCCCTTTTAAATTTTAAGGAGAACCGTTGCGATCCATTTAAATGTCTGCCAATCTTACCAACCTGACCCATGATATTAACTTCCAATACCACTATTCCATGGGTAGATGAATTTCCCTTTTAAAATCAACGGGGGCTTTTGAGTTCCCTTTGAACATTGAGTAAAGAGCTGATCTAAATTAGGCCGTTAACCTATACTTTCAAAACTGTATTCACCCTGCATACAACATAGTATAAAGGGGAGTTTCGACTACTTTAAGAGGAGGCAAATGGAAGAACATTAAAATACAACCGAGGAACTTAATTCCCACATCAGCAATCAAGGTCGTGCTGATGAGTCAACAATTCAACGGGGATAACGAGGAGTCTTAAAGGGAACgtttcaaaattttaaagtgtAAATATAGGGAACGTCATTAAATTTTAAAGGGAGTGGTCATAAAGGGAACTCAAAGGGGCCTTTAATTTCAAAGGGACAATAGAGGATCACATTATCTGACAGGTAATGTTAAACTTCGATGGAATATCTTTGAGTATCATCTGCTCGCCTGACTGCGGTTAAGAAAGATACTTTCCAACCATAGATGTTCAGACGATGTTTTTGTTAATCTATTCTTTCAGATGCTACTTAGGATATGATGGAATAGACTGTAGCTCTCTAGACTGTTCCGAGGTTAACGACTGTACAGGCAATGGCACGTGTGTAGAGCCAAATTTCTGTGTGTGCGACCTGGGATTCACCGGTTCAGAATGTTCAGTGTACTCGTGCGAAACTCTTGGATTCTGTTCtggtaaatattattataatataaggGATGACTTCAAAATTGGCCGCCGGTTCTTTAACGGTTGGCCGTCAGTTCCTAGTTAGAACAAGTGATTCCATTCAGTTACTAAATAatggtacaaaaaaaaaataatgaattctGAATACCCACGCGGTTAAGTTTTGAAGATATCTCTGATTTTATTTTTATAGCAACATTGTTGTAAGTGGGCTTAGAAAATAAATTAAACCGGTTAAACGTTTTTCCTTACTATTTAAATACACAGTAATGTTCTCATTTCTTTATATGCCACAGTAAGACTGCGAAAACGTAACGTTTTACGGCAGATTCTTTTCAAGCCATTACTAATTCCTTTTTTTTGCATGGTCTATATCATTTTAGGACACGGTTCCTGTGTCGAATATGACGTTTGTAATTGCACAGAAGGGTGGCTTGGAATCTTTTGTGACATTCCGAGTTGTCATGACGTTAACAACTGTTCTGACCAAGGAGTGTGTATAGCAAGAGATCTCTGTGAGTGTTACAATGGGTACGAAGGAATCGCATGTGATGAAGAGTCTTTACCAAACTTGGCCACCCCTGTCTTCTTACAATCAGAGTATAATACGACGATACCCGAGCATACCGCGAGTGGCTCTATCATTTTGACAGTACAAGCAATTCTTTGCCATTAGCAGTGAAACTGGTGAGATTACCACGCGCATTGAATTTGACTACGAATCCACTTTACTCCCGAATCAATTCGACCTCATTGCAATCGCAGAGGATGATGGACGGCCTGTCTTTTCTTCATCAGTGGCTGTTTcagtttttattttggatttaaaTGACAACTGCCCAGAGCTGTATGACGGTGAGGCAATTACAAGCGTTGACATGGCTCCTGATGCTCCTATTGGAACATTCGTTCATCAGATATTTGCTGAAGACGCAGACAGCGAATTAAATGGAGAATTACTTTATGGCTTTTTCCAAGTCCCTGAAACGATTGTGCAGTATTTCGAAGTTTCTATTACTGGCACTATTAGAACTCTGGCCCTTGTACCAATTGGTATGTATGATCTTAGGGTGTCCATCTCAGATCAAGGAAGTCCGTCTTGCTCATTACTAATTCAAGTCAACGTTAATGTTATGCTAATCACGACCGCTCCTCCGACAACTGCACCAGAGACTACTACTTCATCTGgtaagaatattattattatatttgtctATTATGTTATTGATGCAATGAGATGAAATAAAACCATGAACTAAACTATATACATGAACTTGGTCAAAAGGTCCGATTCATCATTTTACTTTTATGTGCGAATTTATCTTACTGTGAATCAAAGACATACGTACGCATGTGCATATTTAGCTGCCTGCATACTTTTGTATGTTTCTGGTATGTGAGTATATTATAACAAATGTGTATTggtcatcgtgtctttattttatATAGACATGTCTTCATAGAAATTGATAAGATTGCACGAGCTTTGCCTGAAGACACGTGGCTAAATTAAGACACGTCCTACAGTAAGTCATGTCTAACTACAGGACACCAAACTAAGACATGTCTCAGAACTTAATTTATAGGAAGTGTCATACAGAATATAGACGTGACTTAGTGTCTTGGGTAGGCACATGAGCTAATGAAAAGCTGGACATATCTTGCATTGTATAGAAGCATTCAGGGGACCGCGTGTTACCATTACTGTCAAAAGGAAACGCGCTTGCATTTTTGCCAATGTACTCAATATCTTATATAGATCACATAACTTACTGTGATGGTCCTATTTCAATCCAAGTTGTAATATATGCAATATCAAGAATATAATCAGAAAGAGTGTTTCAAAATTATGTTGTCTCTAATGTTACGACAATAGGTGAAACGACGCATGCGCCGAAGACTGTGTCAGATGTGCTGCCATTTACGTCACCAAATGCAACTGAACCAGTAGTTGAAACAACGCATGCGCAGAGAACTATGTCAGATGAGCCGCAAACTACGTCACCAAGTGAGACAACTGATCCAACCATTAACACAGAAGGTAAAACTACGCAAGCGTAGACAACTAAATTTATTACATAATCATCATAtgctgcgccaaaaaagtatccttacacttggaaaaataaccacaatttaaaaactgaaccacattagggtaaatttgttttttgtaatggatgatctaatcctgcacattatgacaccacattgaattcaatgtgacctcaagaaataaagttacaagcaattgaatagacgaaggtccggttttaaaagtgacaaactggcctatacaaggcgcaaaaagattccaacaagcacaacaaagagacaacacagtatcttcaatgaagctttatttaaagcagtatctatttcagtttttacttctctgtactttttataacttccatttgatttgtcagctcttttgcttccgttttcttttcttccttttgttttatattagaggcacgcacaaattagccatttaccactctcaaaccagatgtctagtccgtggagttttgaataggccagtttgtcacttttaaaactggaccttcgtctaatcaaatgctgtaactttgcttcttgaagtcacatttgattcaatgaggtgtcataatgtgccgaattaaatagtgcatctatgaaaaaaattaaatttaccccaatatggttcagttatgaaataagtgtaaggatactttttggagcAGTATATATATAAACTGGTATGCATTAATATGTGGCTTTAGGTTATAAACATCTAActaaaagtaattacccccttcagTATGAGatcataactcaaaatctatgcatcaaaatttacaattgaaatagcaaaaggaaacccaattttgttttgcaaatgttaAAGCCTCGTTTgtcttaagggacgcaccattagattctcagggtgggggtaggaagttttacaaaaaaaaaaaacttcacccacaaaaagcaaaaaaaaaaaaaaactttccccacctaactgtgtataatgcatgaaattaaaaaaaaaccttgctGACTTcagcggcgaaaaaaaaaacttcggcggcgaaaaaaaatttcttcccccgaccccaacttcctacccaccctgagtatcaaatggtgcgtccctaatataCCAAAATCAGTTGCCATGACCCTTCGAATCAAAAAGACTCCCAATCAAAATTTGCACCGAaatccattgaaaatgttgctagAGTGCCAGGTCATCACTCGTCACCGcgggtcatccttgaccagtcatgtagagaatgtaatggtacGCTGACTTGAGTAGCTTTCTAATAGATCTTTCGAAAATGCACGCTTTTCATTCAAAGTGTCACCATGGCAAATTTGCAGAATTAACCTGGGTTTGTTTTTGCTATCTGAGTTTTTAGATTTGATGCAGAGAATTTCAGTTTTATATTgtaataaagggggtaattactttttggtaggcgTGAAGCTACGGGATATTCAGCCGATCAATCTCGATGCATTGTTACACACATTGCGCAATATAAGTGCTGGAATAGCGATTTTGTCTGTTTTGCCTGAAATTGAAAGAGGACATAATATGTGGTATAGGAAACTTAAAACTAACAATATTTGGGAAAAATCTATTTGAATGCAAATCGCATATGAATGCTTTGTTTTCTTTATTATACAAGATTGAAAGAAAATGAACATATTTCCTGCAATACATTATAAATTCTTTAACGAAGTGCAGATAATTTCAACTTTGTTGGTATTTGAATGCAAATCCTAAAATTACAATGAAAATCAACATGGCTTCGACTGATCTTACGCTAAGTGGCTGAACCAGGATTTTTTGTCTGCGGGGAGGGTCAACACTGAACATTTctctaaaaaggtcaattatttgcctcaaaatatttgattttcagtgATGTTTTGTTATATGACTGGGGAGAAACTGGAGAGGGACCGGTCAAAATCCAAGTGTCTCTCATAACCCCGTTCCTGTTTAATGAGTTGCCTAACCCCAGCCTAATATccgattgtttttttttcttcagacgCAACCATCATCACGGAAGTAATTACAGAAATGATAACCGGGGGTACTACCGAAACATTTACCGCTACAGAACCATTAACTAAGCCTAACACACCGAAGTCAGAGCCGTCCACTGTAACTAGTCCACAAGTGACTACTACTACCGATTACCGATCACTTCCGATAACAACACCATTAACCGATCCGAGCACAACTATGACTGAATTACCAACTCCAGAAACTACCAAAACATTAACCACAAGAGAGCCATTAACTGAGCCAAGCACAACTATTGTTGACTTACCGACCGAAGGACCGTCCACAGTAGCTGACATTACGGATCTTACGAAACTGACTACTACTAGACGCCCTACTGAAAAATTCACTACTAGAGCTCCAACTGAACCACAAACGCCTCCTCCGGCGCATGGACCTTTGCCATCACCAGAGTATCCAGAATTAGATGGTAGGtacattattattaaaaataaatcGAAGAATGCACTAATAAACATTATTGTCCTTTGGTGAATCTCTGCCCCACTTTCCCCAATTTAATAGGACAAAGCCATTTGGTTAGAATGTCTGTGAGACCTTCCAACATTGAAAGAGGGGAAGTGGGGATTGGGAAGTGATTGGATACTTGACAGACATGCTATACATGTTATCGGATACCACAGCCAGGGCGATGCATGAAAatacgaggaactatttgtttgtgtggcatctgaaaaggctGCTTAACTGAAAGTACATTTCGGGTTTTGATGCTCAAAATGTTATACTTTATCTCActttatgatatttttgttgaaatattaccaaaatttaTCCCCACGGCATcgggttttagtaaatattcacCCTACGTAATAATGTAGCTTTTAGCTTCGAAGGCGCAATGCCATTTTAAGCTGTTTGGGTCCAGTGCGCTAAAACAAGAAAGTGTCATGTTAACCTATGCTGaggttttgatcatttggcatctaaatcatctagtttcacctgatattggtggcgtttaacaGTGAGAATTCTGAATAATGAGAAAATTTCGCTCTAAATTAGCCATTGAAAACTGTAATGGATAATTAGTGTTATTGAACTTAGAATGCATACTTTTGATACGGCACGCATTGGTTTTAGCAATGGTGTCAAATTGATTCCATGATATGAATGTAGGCTATTATCATCAGGGTTGGATAATTTGCATTGAGTTCTCTGCGCTTTCTCATGGGCGATCATTCGTTATTTGTCGTCGATTGAAGTATAAAACAAAGGTGACGCTGAAAGTTGGGTCTCCGGACCATTACCCTGTTCTTACGAGCCGTTAGATTGCACAGGAGCGTGTAAAATGTTCAGATTCACAGTTcactatttttaacatggatccGATTTCCCAAGGTTTATACTTTCATCTTTTTACCATGATTATCGTTCGGACAAATCGATGAACTTTAAAACGTTTACTGTATTGGGTTAtagcagttgaaatctatacaccatctatgcaagacatgactatAATTATCTCACACATGGGTTGTATATTCGCCCATTCCGGTGACCCcgtctgaaattcacactccccggaTGGAAGATTAATGTCTTGTCATCCatgggggtgtgtgaatttcaacaaGAATAGCTCATTGCAATTGATTTTTTATATGTACTGTTTTTGATACAaggttatgttttttttttaattttttttttttaattggcagGCAACCCAGAGATACTAATCGAAATACAGGTAAATGTCCTCAACGCACCCGACGGATGTCAACCTTCTGTTAACGAGTTCTCTCCAGAATGTGAGCTCTTCAAAGAGGAGTTTTGTGATGACGTAAGTTGATTTATTTTATAATGCTTATAAATTCCAGCACGGTTTGCAATTTAGTTCAATGATCTTGActctaaatcaaatcaaatcaaatcaaatctacatttgaagacctgagcgcaagaagaccgtaagtccacttggctcctcaacatgtatacactcgaaacaaatctttcacaacctttcatgatgttttcaccctgaaacatgtattaaacattataaaactctaagaaaatatacgtaactttagtgtatacatgttgagggtcCAAGTGAACTTACGGTctttttgcgctcaggtcttcatttggaGATTCATGTTATTATAGCCTCTATTTTTTGGATTCGATATCTGTAAAACGAAGcatccttgaataagttcattaGGACTGTTAAGTATCAAATTATTGGTAAATTCGGACCAATATTTACCAATATTTTAAAACGTAACATATTTCGACTGTAATACACGTGTCCACCATGGCCACGGTTATAGCACAGGTGTCATTTGGGATGCTAATACTTGCTTACTAATAATTGCAAAAGCTTATagtattatgctggtttcatactaccctgccgcttgccgctgagcggcgtggcgcacgcatattgcagacaaacggacacaatcaaggcttg
Proteins encoded:
- the LOC140144677 gene encoding uncharacterized protein, with protein sequence MTLGRWGWRECLDPGYACCLCEDEETGEKLPGKIHPDKFECMCPCYCDPPDNTVKSVKEKDGECECDTCPDGKTLKRKYLDPECYCNCADGTEREMNSDGTCPCDCTCADGSYDTIDESGECPCSCDCKDCTKSTLGPSRCMCDDICPPCEVNERQVWENCECHCKGDDECGIPPTCVLGRKGALCDAPDCFPCQGCSGNGVCSLIFGQCTSTCGCNIGWGGACCERRVPTGGGGDPHLKTLDGKTYDYFGIGEFVYCQSPDNGFGVHSRFFYHNNASLIGAVAVKAGDSVATITTPGTTVNDMPFLRIDGDLEEVRDKLKYTLGNSTVILDIEQPVANNTSDGVAVAFLSFQFKSARASLTLEVRHSNVMHRQYLNILLTPSVGFYEKTEGLCGFMDDDDSNDFQGPDEVTYTDAIEFAASWEIITSQLNPGIQGSWSWNQSNFHVNDTMDKSYTDPHYVPIYSLDHIPEEQRKVAEEICIALGIEGSLLQGCIYDVAVTNDTSFSEQETLKTGCPLQCNGKGRCVNSTCECLDGWSGEDCREGACGECVRGHCDERFCSCDIGWEGTICDVKASCLSVNNCTDPSKGRCLMTDICLCTPGYTGDDCSLIATCYNTLNCSDHGVCIDFDVCDCDYGWNGNFCDMPTCETFSYCSGNGDCVDHDKCNCFSGWKGSSCGMPDCTAVADCSRNGNCIAPDTCECYSEYVGSNCSVPLNCSHLNDCNGNGVCVFEESAEDLTCRCYLGYDGIDCSSLDCSEVNDCTGNGTCVEPNFCVCDLGFTGSECSVYSCETLGFCSGHGSCVEYDVCNCTEGWLGIFCDIPSCHDVNNCSDQGVCIARDLCECYNGYEGIACDEESLPNLATPVFLQSEYNTTIPEHTASGSIILTVQAILCH
- the LOC140144678 gene encoding uncharacterized protein, whose amino-acid sequence is MAPDAPIGTFVHQIFAEDADSELNGELLYGFFQVPETIVQYFEVSITGTIRTLALVPIGMYDLRVSISDQGSPSCSLLIQVNVNVMLITTAPPTTAPETTTSSGETTHAPKTVSDVLPFTSPNATEPVVETTHAQRTMSDEPQTTSPSETTDPTINTEDATIITEVITEMITGGTTETFTATEPLTKPNTPKSEPSTVTSPQVTTTTDYRSLPITTPLTDPSTTMTELPTPETTKTLTTREPLTEPSTTIVDLPTEGPSTVADITDLTKLTTTRRPTEKFTTRAPTEPQTPPPAHGPLPSPEYPELDGNPEILIEIQVNVLNAPDGCQPSVNEFSPECELFKEEFCDD